Proteins found in one Alteromonas macleodii genomic segment:
- a CDS encoding S1 family peptidase, translating into MKIFYITALLMLTIFSAGLKAQSNQSNDFVDTVKMVSEGTVAIAIDAPIKHSSPRVLGTGFVVTNGHFAITNYHVVSEDLDPIIVEHYVVLSGVGSVVKKIRAEVVQIDPKHDLALLKLSSPLKPLELGSKELLLPGTEIALTGFPIGAVLGLYPATHRGYISAITPDAIPASNSDQLNLVMMKRLQNVSLIYQLDAIAYPGNSGSPLYNPETGEVIGVINKVLVKDAKESALASPTGISYAIPVKFVIKLIGKYGEES; encoded by the coding sequence ATGAAAATTTTCTACATCACAGCTTTACTAATGCTCACTATTTTCAGTGCAGGGCTTAAAGCACAATCCAATCAAAGTAATGACTTTGTTGACACGGTCAAAATGGTTTCAGAAGGTACAGTAGCAATTGCTATCGATGCGCCAATCAAACATTCGTCTCCACGAGTTCTAGGAACTGGTTTCGTTGTAACGAATGGGCACTTCGCGATAACTAATTATCATGTGGTATCAGAAGATCTAGATCCAATTATAGTTGAACATTATGTCGTTCTAAGCGGGGTGGGGAGTGTTGTTAAAAAAATAAGAGCGGAAGTCGTTCAAATAGATCCCAAACATGACTTGGCTCTATTGAAATTGAGTTCTCCATTAAAGCCCTTAGAGCTTGGGAGCAAAGAATTACTACTACCTGGAACTGAAATAGCGCTTACAGGTTTTCCAATCGGTGCTGTTTTAGGGCTATACCCAGCTACCCATAGGGGGTACATTTCAGCTATAACCCCAGATGCAATCCCTGCATCAAACAGTGACCAGTTAAATTTGGTAATGATGAAGCGCCTTCAAAATGTTAGTCTAATTTATCAACTAGACGCTATAGCATATCCTGGTAACAGTGGTAGCCCATTATATAACCCAGAAACGGGTGAGGTTATTGGAGTGATAAATAAGGTTTTAGTTAAAGATGCTAAGGAAAGTGCTTTGGCATCGCCGACGGGAATTTCTTATGCTATTCCTGTAAAATTTGTTATTAAGTTAATTGGGAAATATGGTGAAGAAAGTTAA
- a CDS encoding PEP-CTERM/exosortase system-associated acyltransferase, with the protein MDRSLVANKTIIARVKSIVGRDSKLGKALGGLEKLQEAKFISKHFSDFLEPVVAQSDSVRDESYTIRHKVYCEELGFEPLRSDKFEKDEFDTFSSPCLIKHRRSGHYAGTVRLVRPQSDEQLLPIEKFCLDSITHETLNPRNFARQDICEISRLAVPLEFRKRQMDKFSGAAIGVINEHTYSENELRCFPFIAIGLYFSAAALVIHNDIKHTYVMMEPRLARSMRFIGIQFEQIGPVVNYHGKRAPFYINPTLLFHNLRPSFRVMLNDIQETVGKYPKGLV; encoded by the coding sequence GTGGATCGAAGTTTAGTGGCTAATAAAACAATAATAGCGCGCGTGAAGTCTATCGTCGGCCGAGACAGTAAACTAGGAAAAGCACTTGGCGGATTAGAGAAACTTCAAGAAGCTAAATTTATCTCTAAACACTTCTCAGACTTTCTAGAGCCGGTGGTTGCGCAATCTGACTCAGTTCGAGATGAAAGTTATACTATACGACACAAGGTATATTGTGAAGAACTAGGATTCGAACCGCTTCGAAGCGATAAATTTGAAAAAGATGAATTCGATACGTTTTCCAGCCCTTGTTTAATAAAGCATAGGAGATCAGGCCACTATGCGGGCACAGTGCGGCTAGTAAGGCCTCAATCAGACGAGCAACTTCTCCCGATAGAGAAATTTTGTTTAGACTCCATTACTCATGAAACGCTAAATCCACGTAATTTTGCAAGACAAGATATTTGTGAAATATCCCGCCTGGCAGTTCCACTAGAATTTCGAAAACGTCAGATGGATAAGTTCTCTGGAGCTGCCATCGGTGTTATCAACGAGCACACATACTCAGAAAACGAACTACGCTGTTTTCCATTCATAGCTATAGGCTTATACTTTTCTGCTGCAGCTCTAGTAATTCATAATGATATCAAGCATACCTACGTTATGATGGAGCCCAGGCTAGCTCGCAGCATGCGGTTCATCGGAATCCAATTTGAACAAATTGGGCCTGTTGTAAATTATCACGGTAAAAGAGCGCCGTTTTATATCAACCCTACATTGCTATTCCATAACCTCAGACCTAGTTTTAGAGTGATGTTAAATGATATCCAAGAAACGGTTGGTAAGTACCCAAAAGGATTAGTCTAA
- a CDS encoding ThiF family adenylyltransferase → MFDYTKAFSRNIGWLTADEQQSIRAKRVAIAGAGGVGFEHAVTLARLGIEKFSISDFDIFEVHNLNRQAGAFLSTLEMPKISVLERVLKDINPNCSIKVFPEGINSTNISEFLADVDIYIDSLDFFVIDIREQVFNHCRLQGIPAITAAPLGMGTSVLCFTDSSMSFSDYFDIQKDDDDENKCLKFLVGLSPKMLQRKYLVVPEAANFNEKRGPSTPMAVKLCAGVAATNALKLLLKRGDVLTAPKGMHFDAYRNKFKVTYLRKGNKSFIQKLKLKVAKKLVLSK, encoded by the coding sequence ATGTTTGACTATACTAAAGCTTTCTCTAGAAATATTGGATGGTTGACTGCAGATGAACAGCAGAGCATCAGAGCCAAGCGTGTTGCTATCGCAGGTGCTGGCGGAGTAGGCTTTGAACACGCTGTAACTTTAGCAAGACTGGGAATCGAGAAATTCTCCATTTCAGATTTTGATATTTTTGAAGTCCATAACTTAAATCGCCAAGCTGGAGCTTTTCTTTCCACATTGGAAATGCCTAAAATCTCTGTTTTAGAAAGAGTGTTAAAAGATATTAACCCTAACTGTTCGATAAAAGTTTTTCCTGAAGGAATAAATTCGACAAACATTTCTGAATTCCTCGCTGATGTAGACATATACATAGATAGCCTTGACTTTTTCGTTATTGATATCAGAGAACAAGTATTCAACCATTGTCGTCTACAAGGTATACCCGCGATTACAGCAGCGCCCTTAGGAATGGGAACTTCTGTACTTTGCTTTACAGATTCTAGTATGTCTTTCTCTGATTATTTTGATATCCAGAAAGATGATGATGATGAAAATAAGTGCTTGAAGTTTTTAGTCGGGCTATCTCCTAAAATGTTACAGAGAAAATATCTAGTAGTCCCAGAAGCGGCAAATTTCAATGAAAAACGCGGCCCATCTACGCCGATGGCGGTTAAGCTTTGTGCCGGTGTAGCCGCTACAAACGCACTTAAACTGCTACTTAAAAGAGGTGATGTCCTTACTGCACCAAAGGGAATGCACTTTGATGCGTATCGGAACAAATTTAAAGTAACTTACCTACGAAAGGGTAACAAAAGTTTTATACAGAAGCTGAAGTTAAAAGTTGCAAAGAAACTAGTATTATCGAAATAG
- a CDS encoding tetratricopeptide repeat protein: MKKIILITLLPVFIIACSNKGTDLSIAEIEQLIENDEINRASVVIKHKLQNSPDNVYLRKLLAETHLRDGRYDSAEKEFLRAEELNNNSDFSSEFYNSYAETLFLTENIVLLERLNKNFTYLPKTAQDILVLTEVNETNSLNDKLLSSLIFEKQNRNAFELLNDVSVNQKNYFLAYQLVRQLLKDEDYELAQIISEKMIVIRKSDFRPKFYAMISSYKQNKLDDANSYAEIILKSNADNAIANLTKAAYFLDKQDFEQAAKYANLSINAGLNNADVRIIAGIAHYYLKNYERAYENFSKIKSKVRNSSDVYTYIIATELELGIADATNFELQNNEFSALLGLKIADQLELEGKSRDANSLINKISSLSLNEPNIRQMVNLILAAKGTNSFSENDLEKIKATESLEERQLYISTFIAGEDSNTALEVIEHWLLKEPEDIRLLSLKAATLLKVGQKSNAKEVFQHILDIDKNNIRANTFIAADNLANGNYEDSIEQFKRVLSIKYNQNATAGLIRASNLSGTLEENLDWLIDLNTSFTEPDANLLTDIAFVYLKKGDHTTALKFLDEVDVQTNLPNRFFIFKSALLERESKYAEVDNLLEIWKNKNGIGDEYVFFSLNFYERQKEWKKGLSLLDEVTDESLKSSPIKLVGWKAYFLVRDNKLQEAQRVIRSTPNDTDNYHVVKAKGFIAASNSKWFEAAESFETIYDEDQSTENGVLLLKAYMALSDKRNVERLAKTHITRYPRDVNFKIRYAEWLFMEAPDQAIMFYKSMIEDNLANINVYNNISWLLQIRGDLKSADEYINKAIELNRNDINVIDTAITIKLKLNKYEEALDLATYLYQNTEDKFNSGILLVKTLIASNDKESAKALLRKLTPVNRKQSSAKSIYEKELSEYH, translated from the coding sequence ATGAAAAAAATTATTCTTATTACGCTACTACCAGTTTTTATAATAGCGTGTAGCAATAAAGGTACAGATTTAAGCATCGCGGAGATAGAGCAACTCATAGAAAATGATGAAATTAACCGCGCTTCTGTCGTGATCAAGCATAAGCTTCAAAACTCTCCCGATAATGTATACCTCAGGAAGCTTTTAGCAGAAACACATTTGCGAGACGGCCGCTATGATAGTGCGGAAAAAGAATTTTTAAGAGCGGAAGAACTAAATAACAATTCCGACTTTAGCTCAGAGTTTTACAACAGTTATGCGGAAACGCTTTTTTTAACAGAAAATATTGTCTTACTAGAGAGACTTAATAAAAACTTTACTTATCTTCCTAAGACAGCCCAAGATATTCTAGTACTAACAGAAGTTAACGAGACTAACTCTTTAAATGATAAATTACTGTCTTCGCTTATTTTTGAAAAGCAGAATCGAAATGCTTTTGAGTTATTGAATGACGTTTCGGTTAACCAAAAAAATTACTTCTTAGCCTATCAGTTAGTGAGGCAGTTACTGAAAGATGAAGACTACGAACTTGCTCAAATAATTTCTGAAAAAATGATTGTCATTAGAAAGTCTGACTTCCGCCCCAAGTTTTATGCAATGATTTCAAGTTACAAGCAAAATAAGCTTGATGATGCAAATAGTTATGCCGAAATTATTTTGAAAAGCAATGCTGACAATGCTATCGCCAATCTCACGAAAGCCGCGTACTTCTTGGATAAACAAGATTTCGAGCAAGCAGCAAAATATGCAAACTTATCTATAAACGCCGGTTTAAACAATGCGGATGTAAGAATTATAGCGGGAATAGCACACTATTACTTAAAAAACTACGAGCGAGCCTATGAAAACTTTTCAAAAATCAAGTCAAAAGTTCGCAATAGTAGTGATGTTTATACCTATATAATAGCCACTGAACTAGAACTAGGAATAGCAGATGCTACCAACTTTGAGCTCCAAAACAACGAGTTTAGCGCTCTGCTCGGCTTGAAAATAGCTGACCAGCTAGAGCTAGAAGGTAAGTCCAGAGATGCTAATTCATTGATAAACAAAATTTCTAGTTTAAGTTTAAACGAACCGAATATTAGACAAATGGTCAATTTAATCCTTGCTGCGAAAGGAACAAACTCATTTTCAGAAAATGACTTAGAAAAAATTAAAGCTACCGAGTCTTTAGAAGAAAGACAACTTTATATCAGTACTTTTATCGCTGGAGAAGATAGCAATACCGCTTTGGAAGTTATTGAACACTGGCTTCTTAAAGAGCCAGAAGATATCAGACTGTTATCTCTAAAAGCCGCAACTTTATTGAAGGTAGGACAAAAATCAAACGCTAAGGAAGTGTTTCAGCACATTTTGGATATAGATAAAAACAATATCAGAGCCAATACTTTCATTGCTGCTGATAATTTGGCGAATGGTAATTATGAGGATTCTATAGAACAATTCAAACGCGTTTTATCTATTAAATACAATCAAAATGCCACTGCGGGTTTGATAAGAGCTTCGAACCTATCAGGTACTTTAGAAGAAAACCTTGACTGGCTGATAGACCTTAATACCAGCTTCACTGAGCCCGATGCCAACCTTTTAACAGATATTGCATTTGTCTATTTAAAAAAAGGCGACCACACAACGGCTTTAAAATTTCTTGATGAAGTCGATGTACAGACAAATTTGCCTAATCGCTTTTTCATTTTCAAATCCGCATTGTTAGAACGCGAATCTAAGTATGCGGAAGTAGACAACCTATTGGAGATTTGGAAGAACAAAAACGGGATAGGTGACGAATATGTTTTCTTCTCTTTGAACTTTTATGAAAGACAAAAAGAGTGGAAAAAGGGGTTAAGTTTGCTTGACGAAGTGACAGATGAATCTTTAAAAAGCTCCCCAATAAAATTAGTAGGCTGGAAAGCTTACTTTCTGGTACGGGACAATAAATTACAAGAAGCGCAGAGAGTAATACGTTCAACCCCGAACGATACTGATAATTATCACGTAGTCAAAGCCAAGGGCTTTATAGCTGCATCTAACTCAAAATGGTTCGAGGCAGCTGAATCCTTTGAGACTATTTACGATGAAGACCAGTCTACGGAAAACGGAGTTCTCCTGCTCAAGGCGTATATGGCCTTGAGCGACAAGAGAAACGTTGAAAGGTTAGCTAAAACGCATATCACTCGATATCCAAGAGATGTAAATTTCAAAATTCGTTATGCAGAATGGCTTTTTATGGAAGCTCCTGACCAAGCCATCATGTTCTATAAATCTATGATAGAAGACAACTTAGCTAATATTAACGTGTATAATAATATATCTTGGCTCTTACAGATACGCGGCGATTTAAAGAGTGCCGATGAATATATCAATAAAGCGATTGAGTTGAACCGAAATGATATCAACGTTATCGACACTGCAATTACTATAAAACTTAAACTAAATAAATACGAAGAAGCCTTAGATCTAGCCACGTACCTTTACCAGAACACAGAAGATAAGTTCAATTCAGGAATACTGCTAGTCAAAACTCTTATAGCCTCTAATGACAAGGAAAGTGCTAAAGCTTTATTGCGTAAATTAACACCTGTAAATAGAAAACAGTCTTCAGCCAAAAGCATTTACGAGAAAGAGCTTTCTGAATACCACTAG
- a CDS encoding serine O-acetyltransferase, translating into MNDGAEISTLRIIFTDGTSANILYRLAYRCAQIRLLSPLALILSHINRVYNGCVIGVNAKFDEGFVIMHPIGVVINSKVIGGKNITLESGVVIGDEKGKSPILNDDIFFGAGAKAFGGINIGSNVKVGANAVVVKDVPSNTTALGIPAKAR; encoded by the coding sequence ATGAATGATGGCGCTGAGATATCGACGCTGAGAATCATTTTTACAGATGGCACTAGTGCAAACATACTGTATCGTTTAGCATACCGATGTGCGCAAATAAGACTGCTATCCCCTCTTGCACTAATACTTTCTCATATAAACCGTGTTTATAATGGGTGCGTAATAGGCGTTAATGCCAAATTCGATGAAGGTTTTGTGATTATGCACCCTATTGGGGTTGTCATTAATTCAAAAGTTATTGGTGGCAAAAACATCACTCTCGAAAGTGGTGTGGTGATTGGAGACGAAAAAGGCAAATCGCCGATACTCAACGACGACATTTTTTTTGGAGCTGGAGCCAAGGCATTTGGTGGCATTAACATAGGAAGTAACGTGAAAGTTGGCGCTAATGCTGTGGTAGTGAAGGATGTCCCTTCAAATACAACAGCTTTGGGAATACCAGCAAAAGCTAGATAA
- a CDS encoding glycosyltransferase family 2 protein translates to MKYIEFLFWLAISLILYSYLLYPVVLYSFSRAFSKREQVKKNVITGGNELPSVSVVISAYNEESCIGERIENLLALDYPYEKIQFLIASDGSSDKTDSIISSFRDPRLCVFCFEENRGKINVLNDLLERVESDITVFSDANTMFASDAVLNLVTPFESEKVGAVCGELNLVDAFSGDNKDGIYWKYEQFLKKHESKIDALLGANGGIYAIRTSLYEPLPDNTIIDDFCIVMNVAKRKYQIIYNKQALATEEIAPTLKEEAGRRIRIGAGNYQSLSRLTWLLNPRYKWRWFSYLSHKVIRWFVPHLMIVTLLLNIVLLWHTNYLYTVMLFGQLAFYSLWMLGELRIFKDVPIVGNIISLITFFVSMNISLFRGYIKFLSSNLSATWQRTSR, encoded by the coding sequence ATGAAGTACATAGAATTCTTATTTTGGTTGGCCATCTCCCTCATTCTTTACAGCTACTTATTATATCCGGTTGTACTATATTCTTTCAGCAGAGCATTTTCTAAACGCGAGCAAGTTAAGAAAAACGTGATTACTGGGGGTAATGAATTACCTTCGGTGTCAGTCGTGATATCCGCGTATAATGAAGAAAGCTGTATAGGTGAGCGCATAGAGAACCTGTTAGCTCTTGATTACCCCTATGAAAAAATACAATTTCTCATTGCTTCAGACGGTAGCTCAGACAAAACCGACAGTATAATTAGCAGTTTTCGCGATCCACGTCTTTGCGTTTTTTGTTTTGAAGAAAACCGAGGAAAAATCAATGTACTTAATGATTTGCTTGAGCGTGTTGAAAGTGACATAACCGTATTCTCTGACGCCAATACCATGTTTGCAAGTGATGCTGTTCTAAACTTGGTTACACCTTTTGAAAGTGAGAAAGTTGGTGCCGTATGTGGTGAACTTAACCTTGTGGATGCTTTTTCAGGCGACAATAAAGATGGCATTTATTGGAAATATGAGCAATTTTTGAAAAAACACGAATCTAAAATTGATGCTCTCCTTGGCGCTAACGGTGGGATTTACGCGATTAGAACTTCGCTTTACGAACCATTGCCGGACAACACAATAATAGATGATTTCTGCATTGTGATGAACGTAGCCAAAAGAAAATATCAAATTATCTATAATAAACAGGCGTTGGCGACAGAAGAGATCGCCCCGACCTTGAAGGAAGAAGCAGGCCGACGCATTCGCATAGGCGCAGGTAATTATCAATCATTGTCCCGCTTAACTTGGTTGCTTAATCCACGCTATAAGTGGCGCTGGTTTTCTTATTTAAGCCATAAGGTAATTCGCTGGTTTGTTCCTCATTTAATGATAGTTACCTTGCTTCTCAACATTGTACTCTTGTGGCACACTAATTACTTATATACGGTAATGTTATTTGGACAGCTAGCGTTTTATTCACTATGGATGCTAGGTGAATTGAGAATATTCAAAGACGTTCCAATAGTTGGAAATATTATTAGCCTAATAACATTTTTTGTATCAATGAATATATCCCTTTTCAGAGGTTACATTAAGTTTCTATCCTCTAACCTATCAGCGACATGGCAAAGGACATCTAGATGA
- a CDS encoding polysaccharide deacetylase family protein: protein MLSKIKMKAGRILGLDGLSWRTAPNGLYSVNFHRIGNRKDTEFDPCVYSCTTEELDAHIKFFKQNFDIISLKALTELLTNNEKPKSKLLCLTFDDGYIDNFSNALPVLSNHNVSATFFIATGLVGSRHVPWWDKVAYLIKRHKPNRVHLDAWRNEVIFENCQERFIRAVLQAVKNCKLPAQKQISQLEQTLHHQDGYPRAEFMDWHHLNTLVESGMELGAHSHNHDILTKLSEDELFYELSHSKALLESNLGCDISAFSYPVGSKATYDKRVIEGLKDTGYELAFNFQPGINTIPSTNPYDLHRFPIAPDMSAADIKRMFSYAKRY, encoded by the coding sequence ATGTTGTCAAAAATAAAAATGAAAGCAGGGCGCATACTAGGCCTAGATGGTTTGTCGTGGCGCACAGCTCCTAACGGCCTTTACAGCGTAAACTTTCATCGGATAGGTAATCGTAAAGATACAGAATTTGATCCGTGTGTATATTCGTGTACTACTGAAGAGCTTGATGCTCATATAAAATTTTTTAAACAAAATTTTGATATTATTAGTCTCAAGGCATTGACCGAGTTGTTAACGAACAATGAGAAGCCAAAATCTAAGCTATTGTGCTTAACATTTGATGACGGTTATATTGATAATTTTAGCAATGCCTTACCCGTGCTCAGTAATCACAATGTGTCAGCCACTTTTTTCATTGCAACGGGTCTAGTAGGAAGCCGTCATGTCCCCTGGTGGGACAAAGTGGCCTACCTTATTAAGCGTCACAAGCCTAATAGAGTGCATCTTGATGCGTGGCGAAATGAGGTAATTTTTGAAAATTGCCAGGAACGTTTTATTCGAGCCGTACTACAAGCTGTCAAAAACTGTAAATTACCCGCCCAAAAACAGATTAGTCAGCTTGAACAAACGTTGCATCATCAAGACGGCTACCCTCGTGCAGAATTTATGGATTGGCATCATTTAAATACGTTAGTCGAATCTGGAATGGAGCTCGGTGCTCATTCACACAATCACGATATATTAACTAAGCTCTCAGAAGATGAGTTATTTTATGAGTTAAGTCACTCAAAAGCTTTGCTTGAAAGCAATTTAGGGTGCGATATTTCAGCTTTTTCTTATCCTGTAGGGAGTAAGGCGACCTATGATAAAAGGGTAATAGAAGGGCTAAAAGATACCGGTTACGAACTCGCATTTAATTTTCAACCTGGTATAAATACAATCCCAAGTACTAACCCATATGATCTCCATCGATTCCCCATCGCTCCTGACATGTCTGCCGCAGATATAAAGCGCATGTTTAGTTACGCAAAGAGGTATTAG
- a CDS encoding glycosyltransferase family 4 protein encodes MRILHCVSSLKVGGAEKCVKNLVKVQSQKGLDVKVLSFGDKSDAFQRDIESLGVEVINIKGNIITRLVKASRYLAGFSTVHIHSPAVIKAFAPIFPILLFKKVIYTIHGEVEPPIGFVKGSHKLAQLYIDKVFGVSESIKDGIYKRYKWKPQDVIVISNGVYCPPIPQNIAEQPILNLCTVCRLVPLKNIGQLVEAFARYELRQFAKLNVFGDGPERSAIEHLITKYALHDCVTLHGEVLDEDAIYERQDILLINSTTEGLPMSLLEAMARGIPAISTSVGQIPRLIQHGENGFIYNVDDIECWYTLLLSQIHNRDSLRHVGLCAYEFVNQNYAINDVSSIYEAAYR; translated from the coding sequence ATGCGTATTTTACACTGCGTAAGCAGTTTGAAAGTTGGTGGTGCGGAAAAATGTGTTAAGAACTTAGTTAAGGTACAAAGTCAAAAAGGCCTCGATGTCAAAGTTCTATCGTTTGGTGATAAAAGCGATGCATTTCAACGTGACATAGAATCACTCGGCGTTGAGGTTATCAATATCAAAGGAAATATTATCACGCGCCTTGTAAAGGCATCACGTTATTTAGCCGGCTTTTCCACAGTTCATATTCACTCTCCGGCGGTGATTAAAGCCTTCGCACCTATTTTCCCCATTCTACTCTTTAAAAAAGTGATTTATACGATCCATGGCGAAGTTGAGCCCCCTATTGGATTTGTGAAGGGTTCTCATAAACTAGCACAGCTTTACATCGACAAAGTGTTTGGTGTTTCTGAAAGTATTAAAGATGGTATTTACAAGCGTTATAAGTGGAAGCCACAAGACGTTATCGTCATCAGTAATGGTGTTTATTGCCCCCCTATACCCCAAAATATCGCAGAACAGCCAATCTTAAATTTATGTACTGTGTGTCGACTTGTGCCACTTAAAAACATTGGACAATTGGTAGAAGCCTTCGCTCGGTATGAGCTTAGACAGTTTGCAAAGTTAAATGTTTTTGGGGACGGGCCTGAGCGAAGTGCTATAGAGCATCTCATCACGAAATACGCATTACACGATTGCGTAACACTGCACGGTGAAGTGTTAGACGAAGATGCCATTTATGAGCGTCAGGATATTCTATTAATTAACTCAACCACTGAAGGATTACCTATGTCTTTGCTAGAAGCTATGGCACGAGGCATTCCTGCGATATCTACTTCCGTCGGTCAAATTCCTCGCCTTATTCAACATGGGGAAAATGGGTTTATTTACAATGTTGATGATATTGAGTGTTGGTATACACTGCTACTTTCGCAAATACATAATCGAGACAGCTTGAGACACGTTGGGCTGTGCGCATATGAATTTGTTAATCAGAATTACGCAATTAATGATGTATCCTCGATTTATGAAGCAGCATATCGATAA
- a CDS encoding glycosyltransferase yields the protein MKKSILFFTNLHPLPWQPARATYNFEEIRHLKAHADVKVLMPVPWFTYFKQVVINGHRSPEGFCLFPFFYIPKVLTSLHPLFLLFSLIICVKPLVWLAKSENVIASWAYAEAVVAALGKTVFKYKLIIECLGSDVNALMQQPLHKKQMRWAFKKSTAVTTKSKALAKVVKKHVPEITPHVIYNGVDFDVFTLRETTPFSSETQRLLFVGSLIPTKGVFELIEGFEKAMLNGQMMTLRIAGEGGSKDALQKLISAKSLEHAVTLLGAIPHQSLVDELHNSDALILPSYREGVPNVIMEALATGTPVIATDVGGIAEVLTPDVGGILIEAQSADAVAKAINNIADSPWDSRRINASVSNYTWQNSAKEIITLL from the coding sequence ATGAAAAAATCTATTCTTTTCTTCACTAACCTACATCCTCTTCCATGGCAACCAGCTAGAGCAACATACAACTTTGAGGAAATTAGGCACCTGAAAGCACATGCCGATGTTAAAGTTCTGATGCCTGTTCCTTGGTTTACCTATTTCAAGCAGGTTGTAATTAACGGTCACAGAAGTCCTGAAGGCTTTTGTTTATTTCCGTTTTTTTATATTCCCAAAGTTCTCACCTCTTTACACCCTCTCTTCTTGTTGTTCTCACTTATTATTTGTGTAAAACCTTTGGTTTGGTTAGCTAAGAGTGAAAATGTAATAGCTAGCTGGGCTTATGCTGAAGCTGTCGTCGCAGCACTGGGTAAAACCGTTTTTAAATACAAACTCATCATTGAATGCTTAGGCAGTGATGTTAATGCACTGATGCAGCAGCCTTTGCACAAAAAACAGATGCGCTGGGCGTTTAAAAAGAGCACTGCGGTGACGACAAAAAGTAAAGCACTCGCCAAAGTGGTAAAAAAACACGTACCAGAGATAACCCCTCACGTTATCTATAATGGAGTCGATTTTGACGTATTTACGCTCAGAGAGACCACACCGTTTTCCAGCGAAACGCAGCGTCTTCTGTTCGTTGGTTCTCTTATTCCTACAAAGGGGGTATTTGAGCTTATTGAAGGTTTTGAAAAAGCGATGCTCAATGGACAAATGATGACTTTGCGTATTGCAGGAGAAGGCGGCAGTAAAGACGCCCTTCAAAAGTTGATAAGCGCTAAGTCTCTCGAACACGCGGTGACACTACTCGGTGCCATACCTCACCAATCGCTTGTGGACGAGCTTCACAACTCAGACGCCCTCATATTACCAAGTTATAGAGAAGGCGTTCCTAATGTTATTATGGAAGCCTTAGCAACAGGGACACCGGTTATCGCTACTGACGTAGGTGGTATAGCTGAAGTACTAACTCCAGACGTTGGAGGCATATTAATAGAGGCGCAAAGTGCAGATGCAGTTGCAAAGGCAATTAATAATATAGCAGATAGCCCATGGGATTCTCGAAGGATTAACGCGTCAGTTTCAAATTATACATGGCAGAATTCAGCTAAAGAGATTATAACACTGTTGTAA